In one Oryza glaberrima chromosome 2, OglaRS2, whole genome shotgun sequence genomic region, the following are encoded:
- the LOC127761422 gene encoding NADH-ubiquinone oxidoreductase chain 5-like: protein MITYMLFYISMNLGTFACIVLFGLRTGTDNIRDYAGLYTKDPFHLYSISYMSEDPHSPRFMCYLSIFTFFMLMLVTGDNFLQLFLGWEGVGLASYLLIHFWFTRLQADKAAIKAMLVNRVGDFGLALGIFGCFTLFQTVDFSTIFACASAPRNEWIFCNMRLNAITLICILLFIGAVGKSAQIGLHTWLPDAMEGPTPVSALIHAATMVTAGVFMIARCSPLFEYSPTALIVITFAGAMTSFLAATTGILQNDLKRVIVMPIKMENERAKVMRK from the coding sequence ATGATAACTTATATGCTTTTCTATATCTCCATGAATCTAGGAACTTTTGCTTGCATTGTATTATTTGGTCTACGTACCGGAACTGATAACATTCGAGATTATGCAGGATTATACACGAAAGATCCTTTCCATCTTTATTCCATTTCATATATGTCTGAGGATCCGCATAGCCCTCGATTTATGTGTTATTTAtccatttttactttttttatgcTAATGTTGGTGACTGGAGATAACTTTCTCCAATTATTCCTGGGATGGGAGGGAGTAGGTCTTGCTTCATATTTGTTAATTCATTTCTGGTTTACACGACTTCAGGCGGATAAAGCAGCTATAAAAGCTATGCTTGTCAATCGAGTAGGTGATTTTGGATTAGCTCTTGGGATTTTTGGTTGTTTTACTCTCTTTCAAACAGTAGACTTTTCCACCATTTTTGCTTGTGCTAGTGCTCCCAGAAATGAATGGATTTTTTGCAATATGAGATTGAATGCCATAACTCTGATTTGTATTTTACTTTTTATTGGTGCTGTTGGGAAATCCGCACAGATAGGATTGCATACTTGGTTACCCGATGCAATGGAGGGTCCCACTCCAGTATCTGCTTTGATTCATGCAGCTACTATGGTCACTGCTGGCGTTTTCATGATAGCAAGGTGCTCCCCTTTATTTGAATACTCACCTACGGCTTTGATTGTTATTACTTTTGCAGGAGCTATGACGTCATTCCTTGCGGCAACCACTGGAATATTACAGAACGATCTAAAGAGGGTCATCGTAATGCCTATAAAAATGGAAAATGAAAGAGCCAAAGTAATGAGAAAATGA
- the LOC127761449 gene encoding uncharacterized protein LOC127761449: protein MREIWSSFGLWMLLLMLEAVSPAKIHGNPANDLVALVNANRTATKLPHLRTSAGLGCMALQYISDCIGIGIGCAGDNTVACQPPEAHITEVYAANCGVELPTVDVITGRLLGCHRQRSDAEAALEAVLSGSGNSTAARAVIRGKEHTQVGAGFDRAHRRGPFFWCLLFSSGSANSTFLLEAAGKGVHQSHGCFSVPDNTSFSLSCSSAAAAAVPLLFFILLLLPVLQVYY from the exons atgcGGGAGATCTGGAGCAGCTTCGGCCTCtggatgctgctgctgatgctggaAGCTGTTTCCCCTGCAAAGATCCACG GGAACCCCGCGAACGACCTGGTGGCGCTGGTGAACGCCAACCGGACGGCGACCAAGCTGCCTCATCTGCGCACCAGCGCTGGCCTTGGCTGCATGGCGCTGCAGTACATCTCCGACTGCATTGGCATTGGCATTGGGTGCGCCGGTGACAACACGGTGGCGTGCCAGCCCCCCGAGGCCCACATCACCGAGGTGTACGCCGCCAACTGCGGCGTCGAGCTCCCCACGGTGGACGTCATCACGGGCCGCCTCCTCGGCTGCCACCGCCAGCGCTCCGACGCGGAGGCCGCGCTGGAGGCCGTGCTCTCCGGCTCCGGCAACAGCACCGCCGCTAGAGCGGTCATCCGCGGCAAGGAGCACACCCAGGTGGGCGCCGGGTTCGACCGCGCGCACCGCCGCGGGCCCTTCTTCTGGTGCCTCCTCTtcagcagcggcagcgccaACTCCACCTTCCTGCTCGAGGCCGCCGGCAAGGGCGTCCACCAGTCTCACGGCTGCTTCAGCGTCCCTGACAACACTagtttctctctctcctgcagcagcgccgccgccgctgctgtgcctttgctcttcttcatcctcctcctcctcccagtaCTACAAGTTTATTATTAG